The Pelmatolapia mariae isolate MD_Pm_ZW linkage group LG2, Pm_UMD_F_2, whole genome shotgun sequence sequence atatatatatatatatatatatatatataatatatatatatatatgtgtgtgtgtgtgtatatatatgtatatatatgtatagatagatacgtgtgtgtgtgtgtgttcttgtctagctatctttgtgaggaccgaaatctgcattctactatacttgtgagaaccagcagtcacttgtgaggacataCAACCCGGTCCTCACATTTTTGAAGGCATTTAAAgccatttttgaggctcaaaacgtggttttagtgtcagggttacaattaggttatggttaggtttagggtaagggttagggttaggcattaaTTTTTAatagttagggttagggtaaggggctagggaaaccattatgtcaatgagggtcctcactaagatagctgaacggggttgtgtgtgtgtgtgtgtgtgtaggtgtgcgtgtgtgtgtgtgtgtgcgtgtcacaAAATACACACTGACATGTAATATCAAAATTAaaacttctgtttgtttctctcaGCTCCTGTGTCCTCTGTCCTCCTGGTCTCTGAGTGTCTGTCCCAGGGAGAGATGAGGGTGTCCTGCTCCTCTGAGGGAGGGGACAGTCCTCAGTACAGCTGGACTCTGGATGGACGCACACTGACAGATGCTGAGCTCCTTTCTGGAAATAATGAGACTAACAACATCACTCTGAAACAGAACGTCTCAGGAAATCTGGTCTGCTCAGTCAGGAACAACGTCAGTAATGTCTCCAAAGAAGAGAGAATATTGACCTGTGGTGAGAACATTATGAATAAAAGCTGATAATCAAAACTTTAATTGTGCCTTTAATTCTCGTAACTTTCTacatttgtcatatttttttctgtttgctcaTAGGCTTCATTTTCATAAACTGCACCTTAATCAATGGGGCACAGATATCACGGTGGGTGTATGAAGCCAACAACACTCTGTGTATTAAACCAACAATCACAACTAGAGGCAGTACTGTCGGTGATGAGACTGGAGTAGTGTCAGTTAAAAACAGTATAACACCCTTTAATCAAACTGCCTGCAGCGATGGCACGTGGCACAATAGTAAGTGAAAACCAACTCCAGTAAATTGGATTCATTTACATCACTTTCCTCTTTCTTACCATCAGAAGTAAGTGAAAACTCACAGCTCTGCCTAACATGTGATTTTTGTGTCTCTGAACAGATAAGTTCTTGCTTATGTGTGGTTTGAGAGCAGTTGTGGTAATTCTCTTGTTAACTGGGATTTGTACCTACTTCGcttggaagaaaaagaaaaatgaaaaagctgaaGTCTCTGCTGTCCCACAAATGAGAGGAGATCCAGAGGACTCTGTTCTGATGATTGAAATGAGTTCTGCAACTTACGCCAACACCTAGTTTCACCTTTTATCTACTGAAATTTgacaaaacaacacattttttgtttttactcttcACAACATATGTTTCTCAGTTTAGCAGCTCATAGTGATTTTTTTGGGTGTGGAAGCTTTGATTAGAAAGGTAGTGACTTTAATCTGAACTACTTTTTTTACTTAAGGTAAAATTAGTCAAGTCTCTCACATGATTCTAATTACACCTTACAAAACTGTTGTTGCCATTGTGACAAACAATAATTGCATAAAGCCTTTAATAAGATTAAAAGCAGGAGCTTTAATTTAATCACTTTCTGCTGCTTTGGTAAGCTGTCCTTTTATGTGTCCTCAGTTTATCTAAGAACACTTTTGCTAACATGTACATTACTAACTGGATTATTAATGActtttgagaaaaaaacaaaacctcatCAGAATGTGGAGGTGTGAAGCTTCCTTCTGCTGCTTCACAGAGGTGTTACTGTTGCAATACTTCTATGttcagtgaaactgttaaacaaaacattaaaatgtttatcGAAAATAATGatcaattaaaacaaacaaaacggaCATCCAAAGCATCCTGTTTCTTGTATCATAAGGggtgtgtgttttggatgaaaTATTCTAACCACATAAATGCAAACGAGAGGAGGATGGCCTGAGACACTTTAGTCAGCTTCAGAACAGGAACATTAAAGTGAAAATCTATGAAGCTCAGAAAAGTGTGAATCAACAGCATAgtgtaaatgtattttatcaCCATACGTAGTGTTGCCAtgaaacaacattaaaaccatcaatttcacaAAAAATGTAGCAAACCTTTTTCTAAATTGATGACATATTTTATTtgtcccttttttaaaaaaaaatctgttttgatCTGCTCTGCTTTTCAAGTACgggtttgcttttctttgtttcaaaAATTGTGTAAACATCTAAATAAATCCTTTGCAtttaatttttgtcttttactcTAAATTTGTAATAAAATGCTGTATGGTAGGAAGGGTTTGGACCCAAAATCGAGGACTCCAGGTGAActtaaaaaacagctttattgctggaactcaaagagcagaaacagaatgaaaaaaataaactaagctggaACTGAGGACATATTGGGAACTGTGGAAACAATACAGAACACACAGCGCACATGACATGAGGCAGGACACAACAGAGAACTTATGAAAAAGTGAGGTAATCAGTGAGATGGAATACATCAGGGAACACAGCTCAACCAAATCAGGGAAAACAAGACAGAGGGAagcaaaattaaacacaaaggaCACAATATGAGGGGGCGGCAAAATAAGATGGGTggagaacacagagacaaaagatttgacacacagaaagaaagggaaacaaaaatGGAGACAAGACTAGAATTAAATCACATAATAAACACAGAAGTTAACTTTTGAATTCTTAATAATCTCATTGTTACAAAATTTACCTTTTCTGGAAAATCATTAAATATTTGCTAAATTATGTTTGATCACTTTCATCTGTTTACAGAAATCCCCCCCAAAATGTAACATCACCAAGTTGATGCAATGGACAGTACACAACAGAGGTGAAGAAGGGAGTGCAGGTaaggtggagtgggtggagccAAGTGTCAGGGAAGATTTGTAACACAAGAATACAAGATACCACCGGTTTACAAGATGCAAGTGAGACCTGCTTTGATTTATAGTTTGGAGATGGAGACACGAGGCAGAGCTTGAGGTAGCAAAGTTGAAGATGTCAGGATTTTCATTGGAGTGACCTGGATGGACATAATCAGAAATAAGTATGTGGCAgcaagaaggaggaggaaactGAAGAGGCAACAAAATGGTACTGACAACGCCACTTGGGGGTGGAGTCACACGCCAGGAAATACGACATTAACTAGTGTAaagttttagcagttacaaAGGCACTCAGGCTCGTTACTGACGAGGCAGAGGTGTGAGAAATCCATGTCAGTAagttt is a genomic window containing:
- the LOC134634279 gene encoding uncharacterized protein LOC134634279; this translates as MRVSCSSEGGDSPQYSWTLDGRTLTDAELLSGNNETNNITLKQNVSGNLVCSVRNNVSNVSKEERILTCGFIFINCTLINGAQISRWVYEANNTLCIKPTITTRGSTVGDETGVVSVKNSITPFNQTACSDGTWHNNKFLLMCGLRAVVVILLLTGICTYFAWKKKKNEKAEVSAVPQMRGDPEDSVLMIEMSSATYANT